One part of the Nymphaea colorata isolate Beijing-Zhang1983 chromosome 8, ASM883128v2, whole genome shotgun sequence genome encodes these proteins:
- the LOC126410301 gene encoding uncharacterized protein LOC126410301 produces the protein MAASSSSTVNTDQSEIGSYRPENVPVQVTTIRLTKENYVSWSAAMTMGIAGRGRIAYINGRKPELAETSGVWDTWFLEDNQVKTWIVNSVSADIQPLILRKKTARDMWVILEQMYGQKKTTIRTYQLMKTVYGIRQRNLSVADYYGALKAKWEVLDYYYDIKWHCPYDQALHVAKEWENRVFLLLAGLNDEFEGVRSQILNSGEVSSIEDVYSRVEAEEQRRLVTAGGKRNLMSYNERSALVSRGPGRTTRSLRRCTHCKKNGHTVDFCWGLHPEKKGNKGKSSNGKPTVSEETKSSGGKISISAEQLRELRAYLGRIDVNQVEASDEIKASHALAIVGIKDLATGKRIEIGLASDDLYRLPIRVATALVTAISMTEKHREDCLQSFLYWHERLGHLPFGILKQLFPDLCSTLNLSLISCDVCQFAKHVRASYPISTSRVNEAFSLVHSDVWGPSGIHTRQSFQYFITFIDDFSRTTFVYLLKDRSEVPHIIETFILLVQTQYGGTVKPFGRIMPVSICVSQLRSSFEKRGLFTRRPVVILPHKTGWLRERIASSLMSPEPFYFRGIFQSTIGVMQFSLVCISSTACPVVC, from the exons atggcagcgtCTTCCTCGTCCACCGTCAACACTGATCAATCTGAAATTGGGTCTTATAGACCTGAGAATGTTCCCGTTCAAGTCACAACTATTCgccttaccaaggagaactatgtCTCGTGGTCggctgctatgactatggggattgcagGCCGCGGTCGGATTGCCTATATCAATGGAAGAAAACCTGAACTGGCAGAGACAAGTGGTGTGtgggacacttggtttcttgaggataatcaagtaaaaacttggattgtcaactctgtttCAGCTGATATCCAACCCCTTATTCTTCGAAAGAAGACTGCGagagacatgtgggtgattttggagcaaatgtatggccagaagaaaacAACTATCCGGACTTACCAACTCATGAAGACTGTCTATGGAATTCGTCAAAGGAACTTATCTGTTGCAGATTattatggggctttgaaagccaagtgggaggTTCTTGATTATTATTATGACATTAAGTGGCATTGTCCTTATGATCAGGCACTTCATGTTGCTAAAGAGTGGGAAAATAGGGTGTTCCTCTTATTAgctggtttaaatgatgagtttgaaggtgttagaagccagattctgaattcaggagaAGTGTCGAGTATTGAGGATGTGTATtctcgtgttgaagctgaagaacagaggaggCTGGTTACTGCTGGGGGAAAGAGAAATCTCATGTCATATAATGAGAGATCTGCTCTTGTTAGTCGGGGTCCTGGACGCACCACTAGATCTCTTCGTAGATGTACTCATTGCAAGAAGaatggtcatactgtggatttttgttgggGTCTTCATCCCGAGAAAAAGGGTAACAAAGGGAAATCATCTAATGGGAAGCCGACTGTCTCTGAGGAGACAAAATCTAGTGGAGGAAAgatctccatttctgctgaacaACTTCGGGAACTGAGGGCTTATTTGGGTCGGATCGATGTCAATCAGGTTGAGGCATCAGATGAGATAAAGGCTAGTCATGCTCTTGCCATTGTAGGGATAAAG GACTTGgcgacagggaagaggattgagattggtttggcgtctgatgacttatatcgtcttcccatacgcgTGGCCACGGCTCTTGTGACAGCGATCAGCATGACAGAAAAGCacagagaagattgtcttcagtccttcttgtattggcatgaacgccttgggcatttaccttttgggattttgaaacagttgtttcccgATTTGTGTTCCACTCTGAATTTGTcgttgatttcttgtgatgtatgtcagtttgccaaacatgtgagggcttcgtaccctatttctactagtcgtgttaatgaagctttttccttggttcactctgatgtgtgggggccttcgggaattcatacccgtcaaagttttcaatattttataacttttattgatgacttctctcggaccacctttgtgtacttgttaaaggATCGAAGTGAGGTACCTCATATCATAGAAACCTTCATTCTACTTGTGcaaactcaatatggtggaacGGTTAAACCTTTCGGTcggataatgcccgtgagtatatgtgtcagccAGTTGAGGagttctttcgaaaaaaggggattgttcacgagacgtcctgtagttatactcccccACAAAACGGGGTGGCTGAGAGAAAGAATCGCCAGctccttaatgtcaccagagccCTTTTATTTCAGAGGAATCTTCCAAagcactattggggtgatgcagttctcaCTAGTGTGTATCTcatcaaccgcatgcccagttgtgtgttga